A single region of the Longimicrobium sp. genome encodes:
- a CDS encoding HIT family protein, which produces MASNPNENPTCVFCRIIGGDEMVSIIHEDDDIIAFLDIQPLHPGHVLLVPKAHYKNLFYVPEELAARTFAVARRILPGLRKATGCRAVNLFSANGADGGQDVFHFHVHLIPVPEGAPFPLQLPDPGAEVPSRSQLDVMATHINRCVHDELTSPESEAEEQAAGAAA; this is translated from the coding sequence GTGGCCTCGAACCCCAACGAGAACCCCACCTGCGTCTTCTGCCGCATCATCGGCGGCGACGAGATGGTGAGCATCATCCACGAGGACGACGACATCATCGCCTTCCTCGACATCCAGCCGCTGCACCCCGGCCACGTGCTGCTGGTGCCCAAGGCGCACTACAAGAACCTGTTCTACGTTCCCGAGGAGCTGGCGGCGCGCACCTTCGCGGTCGCCCGCCGCATCCTTCCCGGGCTGCGGAAGGCCACCGGGTGCCGCGCGGTGAACCTGTTCAGCGCCAACGGCGCCGACGGCGGCCAGGACGTGTTCCACTTCCACGTGCACCTCATCCCGGTTCCCGAGGGCGCGCCATTCCCGCTGCAGCTTCCCGATCCCGGCGCCGAGGTGCCCAGCCGCTCGCAGCTGGACGTGATGGCCACGCACATCAACCGCTGCGTGCACGACGAGCTCACGTCGCCGGAATCCGAGGCCGAGGAGCAGGCGGCCGGTGCGGCGGCGTAG